In the genome of Brachypodium distachyon strain Bd21 chromosome 3, Brachypodium_distachyon_v3.0, whole genome shotgun sequence, the window TTTACTTCACATTTGTTTTTGCATGCAAATTTTCTTTCCCTAGAGTTACACTGTTTCTACCTTTACTTTACCTAGAAAAGAGAAATCACTCTAGGTAAAGATTTTTGCCCTAGGAAAAATTGTGATTTCTAGTAGTGAATTGCAGTATGACACAACCCCCAAGAACTAGATGAGAAGGTAACTCTTTAATTAAACCCTATCATTGAGCTTTTCTGACCAACACTCCAAAAGCATCTACAActaagtaaaataaaataggagAAAGGGGATCTTTCTGTCTGACCCCTCATAAGTCCTAGAATAAAGTTTAGTTTTATCATTGACCTTGACAACTAATCTACCACCACTTACAAAGCCCATAACACAACCAACCCACTCTTGAGAAAAACTTTCGTAAGGATGTTCCAACCTTCTCAAAATCTACCTTAAGCACTATCCTCGAAATATGTGATTTATGCATTTCATTTAAATTTTCATGCAACACTACCAAACCATTTATGGATTATTCGGTTTGTAGGATTCCAAAacataggaataggaaaagGTATAGGAATAGGATAGGGAAGCATgtgcaaaacaaaagattggAAAGCAGAGGATTTGAAAATAGAGGAATATAAAATAAGGTTTGAGTGGACGTTAAAATTCATGTGTTTTGGCCTTAAAAGAGGACTCAAAGGAAATTTTCATCTACTTTTCCTATGATGCATTCCTATGAACCAAATGCATGAACAGTACcaccaaaggaaaaaaaaaatcgtacGCCTACATTCTTCCTCCATTTTTCCTGCGAAACGAATAGGCCCTTAGAATAAACCTCTGAATAAATGCAATTTAAGCTACATCAATAACATCATCTGTTAATTCAATCATTCTATTGTTCCCAGTCTTTAGCTAGAATTTCCAAGCTAACATTCAGCAAACAAATAGGCCTAAATTTCTGGACAAAATCAGCATCTGGAGTCCTAGACACCCATAGACAAACTCAGCATTTGGAGTCTTCGAGACCCAAATTGTGCCATAATTTAATCTATATACGTCTAATTTACCAATAACTAAATCACCAAAAACTCTCTTCAGTGAGAATTTAACAATATGCCGGAACCTTTGATAGAATTCTACAAGGAATCCATAAGGGCccatgccttttttttctctctccatAGAAACACAACTTCATCAATTTCCTTCATAGAAAATTCTTCCATTAATTCTTTTCCAAACTAACTAATCTACTAAAATGAAAGCGAATGCCAAGACTAGAACTCACCCCAATACCAAATAATTGTTTACAATAGTAATCAATTATATgtttggttaaaaaaaattcttcagaGATTACCTGATCATCTTTCAACCTAACAATCCTATTATGTCTCCTCATACTAGCTTTAGCCATAAAATACCTTGTATTCCCATCCCCATACAACAATCATGTTCCCTAGCCCTATGCCACCATTTAACATCATCTCCTTGCATTATGTGTCTCAAGCTCTGTTTTTAGAGTAAATGTAGAATTGAACGAAGTGTAACACACAAATACACATTTTGGATTCTCACAAACTTGACTCCTGGACAAAAGTGCATCAAAAAACTCCTAACCTGGCTATCTGCTCGCCTAACATCAAAACTGACAGTGGGTCACACCCTTTCGGCCTCAGAGCAAAAAATGGCTTTGGTTTAGGTAGTTTGGTCTAGTATTCTACCGGTTTGGTCCGGCCTGAGGCATCTATAAGTAGAGCAATTTGGCATGAAATGAAGAAGTCACCGAAAACCACACTCCCCAAATCGGCTAGCAGAAGATGAAACAACAAGGccaccctaaaccctaaagcTAAGCCAATTTTCTTGCTGATGCCGACATGTGGGGCCCACTATGACTGTCGCTGTTAGCCGAGCAGAAGCCAGATTAGGGGTTCTCTAATACAATTTCGTCTAGGAGTCAGCATTATGTAagaagaaatgcaaaagatgTAGTTTTGTTTTACACTTCATTCACTTATAggggttttgtgatatttactcaTGTTTTTTAAATTACCCCTTCTGCACAATCCTGAGCACAAAGCCCAAAGAATTCACTAGCTTTATCTATGGCATCAATCTAAGCTAAAAGCTCCTGCTTTTCTTTCCTGTAAGCACTTTCTACATTTCTATTCCAGCCTTTCAACTTCTTCCTCATTAATCTTAATCTAAACTGCCACTCATATCACCTACATCAAGCCCACACCTCCTGAACTACAATCTCTAGCTCCTCTCCGAACAGCCAGCACATGTCTAAGTTGAAAGGAGGATCACATACAACCAACACCCCTGAATCTAGAAGCAAAGGAGTGTATACCCATTTCCCCACAGCCATCACATTACCAAAAGGAAAAAGTGAACCCCAATCTGAAAATTCTAGCTAGTACGATGcgtttaaaaataataatccgTGAACTGAAATCCATCAACTGATGGATCGGTGGTGCAACAGCATCATGTAGACATGAAGACCACAAAATGCGGCAGCGATTGCTCTTGCCAAAATGCCTTCTGGCTATACACAATGCTGCGACGGAGAACGGCGAATTAAATCAGACCACAAGCTTCAGTTCTCTTCAGTTCAGCTTGGTAGCTAAAGATGGAGATCTTTGCACTCCCAATTTTATCAGTTATAAGAGCCAAATCTCTCTTCTGCCCAGCAGATGTTACTGTAGTAGTACTAAAACACAAGTGTGAGCAGCAGCCAACAATCAGTAAAGCAAATGTCGCAGCTTAAAGAAGTTACACGTAAATTCCTCTTGATCTCTTCCATTCCATCACATATCTAATGGGTCGTACAACTATCAGAATAACAGCAGCGATAATACTATCTATCAGTCCTTTTTTTACCCGCGGATTACATGACGATAAAGCTTATTCACATCATCATATAAGAGCATcgatcagaaattcagaagtacccggagcagcaggagcagcagcaaggcaGGGCAGAGTTGGCCGCGTTAGCACGAGTAGAAGTAAAGGAGCAGGGGGTGAGCGCGACGGCCAAGTACCGGCAGGGGTGAAGACCTAGAGGCGAAGCAGGGTGTCGGGACAGCTCCAGTCCatctcgtcggcggcggacgcCGGGTACGGCAGGTTCAGATCGAACGGCAGCTGCGGCGGGGAgggcgccgcggaagcggaggcggaggcgcctTCCTCGCAcagcgcggaggaggaggagccgcagTAGCTGCGGgagtcctcctcgacggccgGTGCAGCGCCGATCGCGGCGGAGGGGACGGGGAATCCggtgacgccgccgccgccgctccaggTCTCTACGGTGCTGCTGTGGCtggaggtggccgccgccgcgacggtCGCCGGGGCAGGAGGGGGCAAGGGCGGAGTtgcggaggagggggaggggaagTTGGTGCGGGCTGCGGCGCCGCGGAGGttcctggcggcggcgtcgtagGCGAGCGCGGCGTCCTGGGGGGAGTCGAAGGTGCCGAGCCAGATCGGGGTCTTCTTGCTCGGGTCGCGGATCTCGGCCGCGTACCGCCccgacggccgccgcctcaccCCGCGGTACTtcacctcctccttccccggccccggcggcgccggcggaggtgGCCCAGGCCTCGCGCGCCGCATCGCGTGCTGCGCTCTCCTGCCCTGTGTCTCCGCCTGATCTTCTTCTGGGCCTCTGTGTCTCCTCGTGTCCTCGGCGACTACTCCGTGCTCCGCGCCCcctgttttgttttggttggTCGGCAGCACGAATGGACGGCTGCAGTGCTGGCTGACGACGCGGGCCCCATGACCACGACCCCGGGCGTCGCGTCGGTTTGTTTATTGCTCCCCGACCGTCCGCGTCCCGGGGTCGGGCTCGGGTCAGCTCCTCTACTCCTGGTCGGGGGGCTCGCATCGTCGCATCTCGGCACGGCGCGCGTCCTCTGCAGCTGCCGAcggatttcttttcttttcttttcttttgatggTTTCGTGGTGCGGAATCGCAGCGCACCGTCAACAACTCGCGAGGCATATTCCGCTGCGGAATCGCAGCGCACCTTCGACGTCGAAAACCGTCTGCTTGCAACGCAGCGATTCCTCCTGGGTCTTTTACACAAATTCGATAGATTTTCGAAACTCGAAATTCTTTTACTCTTGACGGTTCCTACAATTCATTCAAAACTCTTCCCTACCAAACACCTAGCACAAGCAGAGTCTCAacggagagctggagacgaaGAGAAACAGCCTATGCATCTCTGAACATTGCGACTCTTTGCGACACGTTGTCCATGTTTTGGCACACGAGGGCTATCGCCCCCTCAAGAACCATCACCACCAGGGTCCGGAAGGACGACAGCCGGGCGACACTTTGCAGCTGACGAGAGGTCAGCAAGCTCGCTCACTGGTAAGGGTTGCTCAAGTTCTTGAGGAGCTCCGGGATGTCGTAGGCCAGCATGTCGTCCACCGCCTGAACCATCTTGGGCTTCATCTTCTCGAACTTGTCGATGCTGTACCCGCCCAGCACCTCCTTGAAATGCTCCGCGTCTGGGAAGTCGCCGGCTGGAAGATGGTATTCCCTCTGGACCTGTTTCCACCAGATTTCAGGGCGTCAGTGGAGTGACAACGTTGCAGGGAAAGCAGAAGAGGAACTGAAACTGTTTGAGGCCAGATGCGAGTACATGAAGATCGTGCAGTTCAATGcatttgatttgatgatttCACTTCGTGGTGGAAGAGATTGAAGATTTTAAAACATTTTATCTTGGGTTGCTTGTCTTTTAACATTTAAGTACCTTTGCAAACTCATCTTGTAGGTTGTCTATGAGTCGCTGTTGAGCCTTGGCTTTCCCCATCACTGCAGGCATCTCCTTCTTCAGATGGCCAATTATGTAAGCATGGA includes:
- the LOC100837711 gene encoding ethylene-responsive transcription factor 3, which translates into the protein MRRARPGPPPPAPPGPGKEEVKYRGVRRRPSGRYAAEIRDPSKKTPIWLGTFDSPQDAALAYDAAARNLRGAAARTNFPSPSSATPPLPPPAPATVAAAATSSHSSTVETWSGGGGVTGFPVPSAAIGAAPAVEEDSRSYCGSSSSALCEEGASASASAAPSPPQLPFDLNLPYPASAADEMDWSCPDTLLRL